One stretch of Cyclopterus lumpus isolate fCycLum1 chromosome 10, fCycLum1.pri, whole genome shotgun sequence DNA includes these proteins:
- the b4galt1l gene encoding beta-1,4-galactosyltransferase 1, with amino-acid sequence MAADHTVRFSLLHRTCKLVVLLCLLHLTVTVFFYVCSMDIRFSFVQNQQSKNESYAQANQVRNKEFTSGTEPTVVLVKKELVPQEEHRDQRRPPEELEKCPETSPLLVGPLRVEFNSPVDLDQIKKQNPDIQLGGRYRPRDCVALTKVAIIIPFRRRDEHLKFWLSYLHPILQRQQLDYGVYVINQDGEQVFNRAKLLNVGYREALKEYDYECFVFSDVDLVPMDDRNTYRCFSQPRHLSVSMDKFGFRLPYNQYFGGVSSMSKEQYLKINGFPNNYWGWGGEDDDIFNRLSSKGMSISRPSGDVGKCRMIHHDRDKQNDPNPQRFDRIAHTRETMHKDGINSLSYQVVKTEKLDLFTKITVDVGKP; translated from the exons ATGGCCGCGGACCACACCGTGAGGTTTTCCCTGCTCCACCGGACATGTAAGCTGGTGGTGCTGCTGTGCCTGCTCCACCTCACCGTCACCGTGTTCTTCTACGTCTGCTCTATGGACATCCGGTTCTCCTTCGTCCAGAACCAGCAGTCCAAGAACGAGTCCTATGCGCAGGCAAACCAGGTCCGGAATAAAGAGTTCACTTCGGGAACCGAACCAACGGTGGTGTTGGTCAAGAAGGAGCTAGTCCCGCAGGAGGAGCACAGGGACCAGAGGAGACCcccagaggagctggagaaaTGCCCTGAAACATCCCCTCTGCTGG TGGGTCCTCTGCGGGTGGAGTTCAACAGTCCAGTGGACCTGGATCAGATTAAGAAGCAGAACCCAGACATCCAGcttggggggcgctacagaccCAGAGACTGCGTGGCGCTGACGAAGGTGGCCATCATCATTCCCTTCAGGAGACGAGACGAGCACCTGAAGTTCTGGCTCTCCTACCTGCATCCGATCCTGCAGAGGCAGCAGCTGGACTACGGGGTCTACGTCATCAACCAG GATGGGGAACAGGTCTTTAACCGGGCCAAGCTGCTGAACGTGGGCTACCGGGAGGCCCTGAAGGAGTACGACTACGAGTGCTTCGTCTTCAGCGACGTGGACCTGGTCCCCATGGACGACCGCAACACCTACAGGTGCTTCAGCCAGCCCCGACACCTGTCCGTGTCCATGGACAAGTTTGGCTTTAG GTTACCTTACAATCAGTATTTTGGAGGTGTGTCCTCGATGAGTAAAGAACAATACCTGAAGATCAACGGCTTCCCCAACAACTACTGGGGctggggaggagaggacgacGACATCTTCAACAG GTTGTCCTCTAAAGGCATGTCCATCTCTAGACCTAGTGGAGACGTGGGGAAGTGCAGGATGATCCACCACGACAGAGACAAGCAGAACGACCCCAACCCTCAGAG GTTCGACCGGATCGCTCACACCAGAGAGACTATGCACAAAGATGGGATCAACTCTCTGTCCTACCAGGTGGTGAAGACGGAGAAGTTGGATCTCTTCACTAAGATCACAGTGGACGTGGGGAAACCATGA
- the rest gene encoding RE1-silencing transcription factor has protein sequence MAAQTVFSVEMFPVSVPLMEDAQSSLPRNTLPAPQLVMLANVAAAESGGGDGSAADEKEMMELKTVGCSYSDSEEENIVRYSYDNQNYREVCILEYPESPSPNIVTVVVGNGVEEEDGVKAEDLSRHTKSRPSPSAATKTPEPVTDRRPVPVAATDSTKKKKPFHCKPCHFQAENEREFVEHLGTHSVSKMMVVNRVEGRSKTRTKDSASAEAQAPPDGDVESGEDAAAGDVKGLIRCERCGYNTNRYDHYIAHLKHHSKEGEDHRVFKCTLCPYTTVSQYHWRKHLRNHFPSKLHTCSQCSYFSDRKSNYIQHIRTHTGVRPFQCPYCDYSSSQKTHLTRHMRTHSGERPFKCESCNYLAANQHEVTRHARQVHNGPKPLSCPYCEYKTADRSNFKKHVELHLNPRQFLCPLCKYAASKKCNLQYHIKSRHSGCDVSVDISKVKLRVKKPGPDGAEQNQDSGAGKFDNSSGGEEDFEMEDEDEDSSPINLSTKTSGRPVDAQPVQTEAPDKSPKKSSVPAEREKGQKEKVEPEKKVTTRQKKTEKVNKSPPETETTTAVSVNADKGKRRIKKLPVETKPDRQRSEEEASRKEEEKPRSEKEKPRSEKEKPRSEKERGHHQKNESSGKENKGLNKTRKSGSKNPKRRPERVEEAPQKPESPEKAVKEKAEKRKAAEALDLSQKSPSETPSKAKRLKGGAAEKPRAKPAAEDPKKMDEATPAAPRSTGSTRAKQKKTRNTGRKATSLQPTGDPVEDQKTSDGQKTSTPTLQEKTPDQPTCSSGEDKSSPAEGGAAPTFVKPASPPSLVLPGQRNKAGAGGDPEDDEGIHSSHEGGSDISDSASEGSDDSGLNGAGAGSGKMANDPETPTDEIPTPTGLKSHLCIFCDRTFPLEAEYRRHLNRHLVNVYYMDDAAKAPK, from the exons ATGGCCGCTCAGACGGTGTTCTCGGTGGAGATGTTTCCCGTCAGTGTTCCTCTGATGGAGGACGCGCAGAGCAGCCTGCCGAGGAACACGCTGCCGGCCCCTCAGCTGGTGATGCTGGCAAACGTGGCGGCGGCGGAGAGCGGCGGCGGTGACGGCAGCGCGGCGGACGAGAAGGAGATGATGGAGCTGAAGACTGTGGGATGCAGCTACTcggacagcgaggaggagaacATCGTCAG GTACAGCTACGACAACCAAAACTACAGAGAGGTGTGTATCCTTGAGTACCCCGAGTCTCCCAGCCCTAACATCGTCACCGTGGTTGTAGGAAAtggcgtggaggaggaggacggcgtCAAAGCTGAAGACCTGTCCCGTCAcactaagtcccgcccctccccctccgccgCCACCAAAACACCCGAGCCGGTCACCGACCGCCGCCCCGTCCCCGTCGCCGCGACGGATAgcaccaagaagaagaagccctTCCACTGCAAGCCGTGTCACTTCCAGGCTGAGAACGAGCGCGAGTTTGTCGAACACCTCGGCACTCACAGCGTCAGcaagatgatggtggtgaaccgGGTCGAGGGCCGAAGCAAGACCAGGACCAAGGACTCTGCGTCAGCCGAGGCCCAGGCGCCGCCGGACGGGGACGTGGAGAGCGGCGAGGACGCGGCGGCGGGCGACGTCAAGGGGCTGATCAGGTGCGAGCGGTGCGGCTACAACACCAACCGATACGACCATTACATCGCGCACCTGAAGCACCACAGCAAGGAGGGCGAGGACCACAG GGTGTTCAAGTGCACTCTGTGTCCGTACACCACCGTGAGCCAGTACCACTGGAGGAAACACCTGAGGAACCACTTCCCCAGCAAGCTGCACACCTGCAGCCAGTGCTCCTACTTCTCCGACCGCAAGAGCAACTACATCCAGCACATCCGGACGCACACAG gTGTCCGTCCTTTCCAGTGTCCTTACTGCGACTACTCCAGTTCTCAGAAGACCCACCTGACCCGGCACATGAGGACTCACTCCG GTGAGCGTCCTTTCAAGTGTGAGAGTTGCAACTACCTTGCAGCCAACCAGCACGAGGTGACCCGGCACGCCCGGCAGGTCCACAACGGCCCCAAACCTCTTTCCTGCCCATACTGCGAGTACAAGACCGCCGACCGCAGCAACTTCAAGAAGCACGTTGAACTCCACCTCAACCCGCGACAGTTCCTCTGCCCGCTCTGCAAGTACGCCGCCTCCAAGAAGTGCAACCTGCAGTACCACATCAAGTCCAGGCACTCCGGCTGCGACGTGTCCGTGGACATCTCCAAGGTCAAGCTGCGGGTCAAGAAACCCGGTCCCGACGGCGCGGAGCAGAACCAGGACTCCGGAGCGGGCAAGTTTGACAATTCGTCCGGTGGGGAGGAGGACTTTGAgatggaggacgaggacgaggactcGAGTCCCATCAACCTGTCGACCAAAACGAGCGGCCGGCCGGTCGACGCCCAACCGGTTCAAACCGAAGCGCCCGACAAGTCTCCGAAGAAATCCAGCGTCCCGGCTGAGAGGGAGAAAGGccagaaggagaaggtggaacCGGAGAAGAAGGTCACCACGAGGCAGAAGAAGACTGAGAAGGTCAACAAGAGTCCCCCGGAGACGGAGACGACGACCGCCGTCTCTGTAAATGCAGACAAGGGGAAGAGACGAATCAAGAAGCTGCCGGTGGAGACAAAACCAGACCGGCAAAGATCGGAGGAGGAAGCGAGtcggaaagaggaggagaagccgAGGTCTGAGAAGGAGAAGCCGAGGTCTGAGAAGGAGAAGCCGAGGtctgagaaggagagaggacatcaTCAGAAGAACGAGAGCAGTGGAAAGGAGAACAAAGGCCTGAACAAGACGAGGAAGTCCGGATCAAAGAATCCAAAGAGGAGACCAGAGCGCGTAGAAGAAGCTCCTCAGAAACCGGAGAGTCCTGAGAAGGCGGTGAAGGAGAAGGCTGAGAAGAGGAAAGCGGCAGAGGCTCTCGACCTTTCCCAAAAGTCCCCGTCCGAGACGCCATCCAAGGCCAAGCGGCTGAAGGGCGGCGCGGCGGAGAAGCCGCGGGCGAAACCCGCTGCAGAAGACCCAAAGAAGATGGACGAGGCGACTCCCGCAGCACCGAGGTCCACCGGGTCCACCCGGGCGAAGCAGAAGAAGACCAGGAACACCGGCAGGAAAGCCACAAGCCTTCAACCAACCGGGGATCCAGTTGAAGACCAGAAGACGTCAGACGGCCAGAAGACGTCCACTCCGACATTGCAAGAGAAGACTCCGGACCAACCCACCTGCAGCTCAGGCGAGGACAAGTCGTCTCCAGCTGAAGGCGGCGCCGCTCCCACGTTCGTTAAACCCGCGTCGCCGCCTTCTCTGGTGCTCCCGGGCCAGCGGAACAAAGCCGGCGCCGGCGGCGACCCGGAGGACGACGAGGGCATCCACAGCAGCCACGAGGGGGGCAGCGACATCAGCGACAGCGCCTCGGAGGGCAGCGACGACTCCGGCCTCAACGGCGCCGGCGCCGGGTCGGGGAAGATGGCCAACGACCCCGAGACGCCCACCGACGAGATCCCGACCCCGACGGGGCTCAAGAGTCACCTGTGCATCTTCTGCGACCGCACCTTCCCGTTGGAGGCGGAGTACCGGCGCCACCTGAACCGCCACCTCGTCAACGTCTACTACATGGACGACGCCGCCAAAGCTCCGAAATGA